The Aptenodytes patagonicus chromosome 10, bAptPat1.pri.cur, whole genome shotgun sequence genome includes a region encoding these proteins:
- the PCLAF gene encoding PCNA-associated factor, with protein MVRTKAGCGGAYRKVLAARAPRKVLGSSSRNAGPSPAAKRGEGRRVGGNPVCVRPAPAWQKGIGEFLQLSQKENRAPGGEAAGSSGLGPAAKTAHPLPPDPAEDSESSEEE; from the exons ATGGTGCGGACGAAggcgggctgcggcggggccTACCGCAAAg TGCTGGCCGCCCGGGCTCCCCGGAAggtgctgggctccagcagccgcAACGCGGGACCGTCGCCGGCCGCCAAGAGAG GCGAGGGCCGCCGGGTGGGGGGGAACCCGGTGTGCGTGAGGCCCGCCCCCGCCTGGCAGAAGGGCATCGGCGAGTTCCTGCAGCTGTCGCAGAAGGAGAACCGGGCGCCCGGCGGAGAGGCGGCGGGGAGTAGCGGCCTGGGGCCGGCCGCCAAAAC AGCTCACCCCCTGCCACCAGATCCCGCAGAAGATAGCGAGTCCTCTGAAGAAGAGTAG
- the TRIP4 gene encoding activating signal cointegrator 1 has protein sequence MAAPSPLLAWCVQHLRGDFGLDVGEEVVRYILSITNEDEIREYVVDLIQGTDGKKSWFVEELLARWRKSSQLPSEPLPAYRKKDETSEVPRAADQAKKGKRKGRNKQETPLYAEPSAHVEEVKTPLDLAKAQENSSGVSSSSNSSKKKPKYVSLYTKEGQDKLAVLIPGRHTCECLGQKHKLINNCLVCGRIVCEQEGSGPCLFCGALVCTKEEQDILQRDSNKSQKLLKKLMAGAESSGNLDAISKDLLPRQEARLKAGVEMAVKHKDKLLEFDRTSVRRTQVIDDESDYFATDSNQWLSKQEREALQKREQELRELRHASRLAKKITIDFAGRQILEEDNSMAEYHSKLDETIEAINCGTLSKPAGSPEAKTTLSSGVLVNPRLLQPAPLWVDQTGLLPHRKAIHSMDAGNESGSERNRLRIQDRELQEISDDGWCLSMHQPWASLLVRGIKRVEGRTWYTSHRGRLWIAATAKRPSPQEISELETTYRMLLRKDVEFPSDYPSGCLLGCVDMTDCLSQEQFNEQYPDLSQESGSPFVFICTNPQEMVVKFPIKGKPKIWKLDAKIHQGAKKGLMKQKAMG, from the exons ATGGCGGCGCCCAGCCCGCTCCTGGCTTGGTGCGTCCAGCACCTGCGCGGAGACTTCGGGCTAGACGTGGGCGAGGAGGTCGtgag GTATATCTTGTCAATAACAAACGAGGACGAGATCCGTGAGTACGTCGTTGACCTCATTCAGGGGACCGACGGGAAGAAGAGTTGGTTTGTAGAAGAACTGCTGGCCAGGTGGCGGAAATCCTCCCAGCTGCCGTCCGAACCTTTGCCAGCATATCGGAAAAAGGATG AGACTTCGGAAGTGCCTCGGGCTGCAGACCAAGCGAAAAAGGGTAAACGCAAAGGGAGGAACAAGCAGGAGACGCCTTTGTACGCTGAGCCAAGTGCACATGTGGAGGAAGTAAAAACCCCCCTCGACCTGGCCAAG GCACAAGAGAACAGCAGTGGAGTCAGCAGCAGTAGCAATTCCTCTAAGAAGAAGCCCAAATATGTCAGCCTGTACACCAAGGAGGGGCAAGACAAGCTGGCCGTCCTGATCCCTGGGCGTCACACCTGCGAGTGCCTGGGCCAGAAGCACAAGCTCATCAACAACTGCTTGGTTTGCGGGCGCATTGTCTGCGAGCAGGAGGGCTCTGGACCCTGCTTGTTCTGTGGTGCTCTG gtgtgCACTAAAGAAGAGCAGGACATTCTTCAACGGGACTCAAACAAGAGCCAGAAGTTGCTGAAGAAGCTCATGGCAG GTGCTGAAAGTTCAGGGAATTTGGATGCCATAAGCAAGGACTTACTGCCTCGACAAGAAGCTAGACTCAAAGCAGGCGTGGAGATGGCTGTGAAACACAAAGACAAGTTGTTGGAATTTGACAGGACGAG CGTGCGTCGAACCCAGGTCATCGACGATGAATCAGATTACTTTGCCACGGACTCCAACCAGTGGCTTTCCAAGCAGGAAAGGGAGGCCCTCCAGAAGAGAGAGCAGGAACTGCGGGAGCTGCGTCACGCCTCTCGGCTTGCCAAAAAAATCACCATCGACTTCGCTGGCAGGCAGATTCTGGAGGAAGACAATAGCATGGCTGAATACCACAGCAA ACTGGATGAAACCATCGAAGCCATTAATTGTGGCACGCTGAGCAAGCCAGCTGGGAGCCCAGAAGCAAAGACGACTCTGAGTTCTGGTGTTTTAGTGAATCCTCGTCTTCTTCAGCCTGCTCCTTTG TGGGTGGACCAAACTGGTTTGCTCCCACACCGGAAAGCCATCCATTCCATGGATGCTGGAAATGAGTCTGGCTCGGAGCGGAACAGGTTGCGGATTCAGGATCGAGAGTTGCAGGAGATCTCGGATGATGGTTGGTGCCTCAGCATGCACCAGCCTTGGGCTTCCTTACTCGTAAGAGGAATCAAAAG GGTGGAGGGCAGGACCTGGTACACATCTCATAGAGGGCGGTTATGGATTGCAGCTACTGCTAAAAGACCTTCCCCTCAGGAAATCTCTGAACTGGAGACCACCTACAGAATGCTGCTCCGGAAAG ATGTGGAATTTCCAAGCGATTATCCCTCAGGGTGCCTCCTAGGCTGTGTGGACATGACTGACTGTTTATCACAAGAGCAATTTAATGAGCAG TATCCGGATCTGAGCCAGGAGTCCGGGTCTCCATTTGTCTTTATCTGCACTAATCCCCAGGAGATGGTTGTGAAGTTTCCCATCAAAGGAAAACCCAAAATCT